Proteins encoded within one genomic window of Oscillatoria sp. FACHB-1406:
- the cobU gene encoding bifunctional adenosylcobinamide kinase/adenosylcobinamide-phosphate guanylyltransferase codes for MNPSPIKNRTILVTGPASSGKSEWAEHLAAKTGKPVCYIATAQVDTEDVEWLTKIEKHAQRRPASWETEVVPVELAAAIERALSSHCLLVDSLGTWVANCLSEDEQTWERRVEALLTGVRTTAAETIWVAEETGWGVVPAYPLGRVFRDRLGRLTRQIGALSTTVYLVTGGCVLDLTQLGCVLPHRASD; via the coding sequence ATGAATCCTTCTCCCATTAAAAATCGTACTATCCTCGTCACGGGGCCTGCAAGTTCGGGAAAAAGCGAGTGGGCCGAGCATTTAGCCGCAAAAACGGGTAAGCCCGTCTGCTATATCGCCACCGCACAAGTCGATACGGAAGATGTCGAATGGCTTACCAAAATTGAAAAGCACGCCCAACGCCGTCCGGCAAGTTGGGAAACGGAAGTGGTTCCCGTCGAACTGGCGGCGGCGATCGAGCGGGCGCTTTCCTCTCACTGTCTGCTGGTAGACTCTTTAGGAACTTGGGTTGCTAACTGTCTTTCAGAGGACGAACAAACTTGGGAGAGGCGAGTGGAAGCATTGTTAACCGGCGTGCGAACCACAGCAGCAGAAACGATTTGGGTGGCGGAGGAAACGGGTTGGGGCGTAGTCCCAGCTTACCCGCTCGGGCGGGTATTTCGCGATCGCCTCGGCCGCTTGACTCGCCAAATCGGCGCGCTTTCAACCACCGTTTATCTCGTGACGGGGGGTTGCGTTCTCGACCTCACTCAGTTAGGGTGCGTCCTCCCTCATCGAGCCTCAGATTGA
- a CDS encoding glycosyltransferase family 2 protein, with protein sequence MSIQSPPEKLPVSVLIPAKNEELNLPACLQSVARAAEVFVVDSNSSDRSAEISLEYGARVVQFDFEAEKERYDAAMTAYNEKIAHLQQIGCEIPADIEVPHLRKKKNWSLDTLPFSYKWVLIVDCDERITPDLWSDIEAVLQQPNSEGYYIARRVYFLGRWLRYGGKYPDLNLRLFKHQRGRYEDLGLGYIPNTGDNEVHEHVVLRDEVGNKLSPAVLAHPMDHIDFRNIHQWLDRHNRYSNWEAAFYNKLLNGELNDDIKPSLLIKGPQRTRFLRIVWARLPFKPLLRFILVYILRLGFLDGRAGYIYARLIAQYEYHIGVKLYELRHFSGSINGTIQSPAEKPLVSIRKAANR encoded by the coding sequence ATGAGCATCCAATCTCCCCCCGAAAAGCTCCCTGTCTCTGTCCTCATCCCAGCAAAAAATGAAGAATTAAACTTGCCTGCTTGCTTGCAAAGCGTGGCTCGGGCGGCGGAGGTCTTTGTTGTCGATTCTAACAGTAGCGATCGCAGTGCAGAAATCTCCCTCGAGTACGGCGCGCGCGTCGTCCAATTTGATTTTGAAGCTGAAAAAGAGCGTTACGACGCAGCAATGACCGCCTACAACGAAAAAATCGCTCATCTTCAGCAAATCGGCTGCGAAATCCCTGCGGATATTGAAGTGCCGCACTTGCGTAAAAAGAAGAATTGGTCGCTCGATACTCTCCCTTTTAGCTACAAATGGGTTCTAATCGTCGATTGCGACGAGCGAATTACCCCCGACTTATGGAGCGACATCGAAGCGGTTCTCCAGCAACCCAACAGCGAAGGTTACTACATCGCTCGTCGCGTCTATTTTCTCGGCCGCTGGCTGCGCTATGGGGGCAAGTACCCCGACTTAAACCTACGATTATTCAAGCATCAACGCGGTCGCTACGAAGATCTCGGCTTGGGGTATATCCCCAACACCGGCGATAACGAAGTCCACGAGCACGTCGTCCTGCGCGATGAAGTCGGCAATAAATTAAGCCCTGCCGTTCTCGCCCATCCAATGGATCATATCGATTTCCGCAATATTCATCAGTGGCTCGATCGCCACAATCGCTATTCCAACTGGGAAGCAGCCTTCTATAATAAGTTGCTCAACGGCGAACTGAACGACGACATTAAACCGAGTTTATTAATTAAAGGTCCGCAGCGGACTCGTTTTTTGCGAATCGTTTGGGCGAGATTGCCGTTTAAACCGCTACTGCGATTTATTTTGGTCTATATCCTGCGTCTTGGTTTTCTCGACGGTCGAGCCGGTTATATTTACGCTCGTCTGATCGCTCAGTACGAATATCACATTGGGGTTAAGCTTTACGAATTGCGTCACTTTAGCGGCAGCATCAATGGTACGATTCAGTCTCCGGCTGAAAAGCCTTTAGTATCTATTCGCAAGGCAGCAAATCGATGA